One window of the Bremerella sp. JC817 genome contains the following:
- a CDS encoding PHB depolymerase family esterase produces the protein MGKTILLLIITAAVVGCQFDSPPQLPTQTLTVDDEVRRFQLRVPLDTSRGLPLVIAWHGIGDSADSFMQYSQWDRLAVKEGFVLAVPDSGGKMWQIPATDDDAEATSRDIKFFDHLVNDVARKVPVDRDRIYVMGMSQGAIFVYALAKQRPDEIAAAVVHSASVPRGMKLDATMPPLFMIAGTEDLVCEAMREDAESLAASGVHCQMTEVPGIGHQWSTQHNDAMWTYLKSFKRTVPAEQE, from the coding sequence ATGGGCAAGACCATTCTCCTGCTGATCATCACCGCCGCGGTCGTTGGTTGTCAGTTTGACTCACCACCGCAATTGCCGACGCAGACTTTAACTGTCGACGACGAGGTGCGACGTTTTCAATTGAGGGTGCCTTTGGACACGTCCAGGGGGCTGCCGCTGGTGATTGCCTGGCATGGGATCGGTGATTCCGCCGATTCGTTCATGCAGTATTCGCAGTGGGATCGGCTCGCGGTGAAGGAAGGCTTTGTGTTGGCCGTGCCTGATTCCGGAGGAAAGATGTGGCAGATCCCGGCTACGGACGATGATGCCGAGGCGACGTCTCGCGATATAAAGTTTTTCGATCATCTGGTGAATGATGTTGCCCGTAAGGTGCCGGTCGACCGCGATCGTATCTATGTCATGGGAATGTCGCAGGGAGCGATCTTTGTCTATGCCTTGGCAAAGCAGCGACCAGACGAGATTGCGGCGGCGGTGGTGCACTCCGCGAGTGTGCCGCGTGGAATGAAACTCGATGCGACGATGCCGCCGCTGTTCATGATTGCCGGGACGGAAGATCTCGTTTGCGAAGCGATGCGAGAGGATGCCGAGTCACTCGCGGCGTCTGGGGTACACTGTCAGATGACCGAAGTGCCAGGGATCGGGCATCAATGGTCGACGCAGCACAATGACGCGATGTGGACCTACTTAAAGTCGTTCAAGCGAACTGTTCCGGCTGAACAAGAATGA
- a CDS encoding VOC family protein, with the protein MRNILPGKLWIANARQVRDIRSVLAEGVTAIIDLAMEEPPIAFPRDILYARFPLLDGSGNERAVLNCSVLSLVELIQDERPTVVACSGGMSRSPIITAAALAQVNKISLESAVQQVTASGPHDLSPGLLSEVAMTFPDASYLASRPNLLVIRTSEPSRLVAFYEQLGLTFQEERHGSGPLHWSTTVEQFVFEIYPRTEGTVEKPTTSIGFNVVEVDNLLAGLTASGTDIVRQPESMEWGRQAIVRDPDGRTVILVQPEQFA; encoded by the coding sequence ATGCGTAACATCCTTCCCGGAAAGCTCTGGATTGCCAATGCCCGTCAAGTCCGCGACATCCGAAGCGTGCTGGCAGAAGGGGTCACGGCAATCATCGACCTGGCGATGGAAGAGCCTCCCATCGCCTTTCCGCGAGACATCTTGTATGCCCGCTTTCCACTACTCGATGGAAGCGGAAACGAGCGGGCGGTTCTCAATTGTTCGGTGCTCTCGCTCGTCGAACTGATCCAAGACGAACGCCCTACCGTGGTTGCTTGTAGCGGCGGCATGAGTCGTTCGCCAATCATTACGGCGGCAGCTCTCGCCCAGGTCAATAAGATCTCCCTCGAGTCTGCCGTCCAGCAAGTCACCGCGAGCGGCCCACACGATCTTTCGCCTGGCCTGTTGTCGGAAGTCGCGATGACCTTTCCGGACGCGTCCTATCTCGCCTCTCGCCCAAACTTGTTGGTCATTCGCACCAGCGAGCCAAGTCGACTTGTCGCATTTTATGAACAACTGGGGCTTACGTTTCAAGAAGAACGTCACGGCTCTGGTCCCTTGCATTGGTCAACCACGGTCGAACAGTTTGTCTTCGAGATCTATCCCCGAACAGAAGGGACCGTTGAAAAGCCGACGACGAGCATTGGATTCAACGTGGTCGAAGTCGACAATCTGCTTGCTGGGCTGACCGCGAGCGGAACCGATATTGTCCGGCAACCGGAATCGATGGAATGGGGCCGTCAGGCAATCGTTCGCGATCCGGACGGAAGAACAGTCATTCTTGTTCAGCCGGAACAGTTCGCTTGA
- a CDS encoding peptidylprolyl isomerase: MKVAKNTVVSIAYTLKDAEGNVLDAADASEPLAYLHGIGNLIPGMEKALDNRDSGESFEVVIPPEEGYGAFDDDLVWELDKDQFGELGEVEVGTQFVLETEDDQVLVTVVEIRDEVVIVDGNHELADETLFFEITVLEVRDATPEELDHGHAHGPGSAHDHDHG, encoded by the coding sequence ATGAAAGTTGCCAAGAATACGGTTGTTTCCATTGCTTACACGCTGAAAGACGCGGAAGGTAACGTCCTCGACGCTGCCGATGCCTCCGAGCCTTTGGCCTATCTGCATGGTATCGGAAACTTGATTCCCGGCATGGAAAAGGCTCTGGATAATCGCGATTCTGGCGAAAGCTTCGAGGTCGTCATTCCTCCGGAAGAAGGCTATGGCGCCTTCGACGACGACCTGGTCTGGGAACTGGACAAAGACCAGTTCGGTGAACTTGGCGAAGTGGAAGTCGGCACTCAGTTTGTTCTGGAAACCGAGGATGATCAGGTCCTGGTGACCGTGGTCGAAATCCGTGACGAAGTCGTGATTGTCGACGGAAATCACGAACTCGCCGACGAGACACTTTTCTTCGAGATCACCGTCCTCGAAGTTCGCGATGCCACTCCGGAAGAGCTCGACCATGGCCATGCTCACGGTCCCGGTAGCGCTCACGATCACGACCACGGTTAA
- a CDS encoding UbiD family decarboxylase — protein sequence MGYRTLKACVDDLKRHGHLVVVDAPVDARLEIAEIQRRIYANGGPAVLFTNVQRCKFPMLGNLFGSIERARFIFRDTLETVRRLIELKIDPNQLFKSPFRYARAPLGALSMLPKKVRGGAIFQNEIPLSELPQLVSWPDDGGPYVTLPQVYTEDPRSGGLAHSNLGMYRVQLAGNQFNPFGEVGLHYQIHRGIGVHHAAAIAKGEPLRVNIFVGGTPSMTLSAVMPLPEGLSELGFAGALAGHRIQMATSRSDLPIYAEADFCIQGTIHAGEEKPEGPFGDHLGYYSLKHPFPTMRVEKVYHRNGAIWPFTVVGRPPQEDTTFGELIHEITGPVIPTVLPGVKEVHAVDVAGVHPLLLAIGSERYVPYEERRRPKELMTQASAILGQGQMSLAKYLWISAEQDAPDLNLHEIAPFLLHMLRRVNWRRDIHFLTETTIDTLDYSSGEFNHGSKAIIAAVGPPIRELSTELPLGLNLPDGFHTPKVAMPGVLAVCGPKYTAAHQEVEPAIERFAGAFSSSDPINQFPLILVVDDSDFAAKSLDNLLWVTFTRSNPAADVHGIGSSTRQKHWGCEGSLIIDARLKPWNAPPLIEDPAVTAKIDAMAAAGGPLAKFL from the coding sequence ATGGGTTATCGAACTCTCAAAGCATGCGTGGACGACTTGAAACGGCATGGTCACCTGGTGGTGGTCGATGCGCCAGTCGATGCGCGACTCGAAATTGCCGAGATTCAGCGTCGTATCTATGCCAATGGTGGCCCAGCGGTTCTGTTCACGAACGTCCAGCGATGCAAGTTTCCGATGCTTGGCAACTTGTTCGGTTCGATCGAACGGGCTCGGTTCATCTTTCGCGATACGCTCGAAACGGTTCGTCGGCTGATCGAATTGAAGATCGATCCGAATCAACTGTTCAAGTCGCCTTTTCGCTATGCCAGGGCTCCGCTGGGGGCCCTGTCGATGCTGCCGAAAAAGGTTCGCGGTGGGGCGATCTTTCAAAATGAAATCCCGCTGAGTGAGTTACCGCAGTTGGTTTCGTGGCCGGACGATGGCGGCCCGTACGTAACCTTGCCGCAGGTCTACACCGAAGATCCACGCAGCGGCGGGCTCGCGCACTCGAACCTTGGGATGTACCGCGTTCAGTTGGCGGGTAATCAGTTCAATCCCTTTGGCGAAGTTGGCCTGCACTATCAGATCCATCGCGGGATCGGGGTGCATCATGCCGCCGCGATTGCCAAGGGAGAACCGCTGCGAGTGAACATCTTTGTCGGTGGCACGCCATCGATGACCTTGTCGGCCGTGATGCCGCTGCCGGAAGGTTTGTCGGAACTTGGTTTCGCAGGCGCCTTGGCCGGACATCGAATTCAGATGGCAACGTCGCGTTCAGATCTGCCAATCTACGCCGAAGCCGACTTCTGCATTCAAGGGACTATCCACGCTGGCGAAGAAAAGCCGGAAGGCCCGTTTGGCGATCACCTGGGTTATTACAGTTTGAAGCATCCTTTCCCGACGATGCGTGTCGAGAAGGTCTATCATCGCAACGGAGCGATCTGGCCATTCACCGTCGTTGGGCGACCTCCACAGGAAGACACGACGTTCGGTGAACTGATTCACGAGATCACCGGACCGGTCATTCCCACCGTGCTGCCAGGCGTGAAAGAAGTGCACGCGGTCGATGTTGCCGGGGTGCATCCGCTGCTGCTTGCGATCGGTAGCGAACGCTACGTACCGTACGAAGAACGACGACGTCCCAAAGAGTTGATGACCCAGGCCTCGGCGATTCTTGGACAAGGTCAGATGTCGCTGGCCAAGTATCTGTGGATCTCTGCCGAACAGGACGCTCCGGATCTGAATCTGCACGAGATCGCACCGTTCCTGCTGCACATGCTGCGACGCGTGAACTGGCGCCGCGATATTCATTTCCTCACCGAGACCACCATCGATACGCTCGATTATTCGAGTGGTGAGTTCAATCATGGATCGAAGGCGATCATCGCTGCGGTGGGGCCACCGATTCGAGAGCTATCGACCGAACTGCCGTTGGGATTGAATCTGCCCGATGGTTTCCATACGCCGAAGGTGGCGATGCCGGGCGTGTTAGCGGTTTGCGGACCGAAATATACGGCGGCGCATCAAGAGGTGGAGCCAGCCATCGAACGTTTCGCCGGAGCGTTTTCCAGCAGCGATCCGATCAACCAGTTTCCGCTGATCCTGGTGGTCGACGACAGCGACTTCGCCGCGAAGTCGCTCGATAACTTGCTGTGGGTGACGTTTACCCGCAGCAATCCGGCTGCCGATGTGCATGGGATCGGCAGTTCGACGCGTCAGAAGCATTGGGGCTGCGAGGGTTCGCTGATCATCGATGCCCGGCTGAAGCCTTGGAATGCACCGCCACTGATCGAAGATCCAGCGGTCACCGCAAAAATCGATGCGATGGCAGCCGCAGGGGGCCCGTTGGCCAAGTTCCTGTAA
- a CDS encoding VCBS repeat-containing protein, whose amino-acid sequence MRSLFSLTLLCALPCLAMAGPPENFRVQVLGVDANEGCDVADFDGDGKLDVVAGRNWYRNGDWLPRPVRLIEDANGYVHSNGDFAMDVNGDGKVDVVAGDFFQGKVNWFENPGNPGLTQGYLWKEHNLIDTKLTTNEATIMADLDGDGVAEWITNQWNPSNPLLACRFDKTEKGEPKLVSFKIGGQNGHGIGVGDINNDGRIDILVGQGWYEGPEQGPFSGEWTFHADWNEGLPCPMLVTDVNGDGKNDIIASKAHGFGLWVWLGQGVDKDGKLAFEQKMIDDTFSQAHCLHLADLDGDGKEELITGKRVRAHNGNDPGGKEPPVVSYYKWDGEGNFTRHFVNRGEVGIGLQIRTADIDGDGDIDIVVAGKDGTQILYNPLKD is encoded by the coding sequence ATGCGATCCCTTTTCTCGCTAACCCTTCTTTGTGCTCTCCCCTGCCTGGCGATGGCAGGCCCGCCGGAAAACTTCCGCGTTCAAGTTCTCGGCGTCGATGCGAACGAAGGGTGCGATGTGGCTGACTTCGATGGCGACGGCAAGCTCGACGTCGTCGCGGGTCGTAACTGGTACCGCAACGGCGATTGGCTTCCTCGTCCGGTTCGCCTGATTGAAGATGCCAACGGGTACGTTCATTCCAACGGCGACTTCGCTATGGACGTCAACGGCGATGGCAAAGTGGACGTTGTCGCGGGCGACTTCTTCCAGGGCAAAGTCAATTGGTTCGAGAACCCCGGCAACCCTGGCCTGACGCAAGGTTACCTCTGGAAAGAACACAACCTGATCGACACCAAGCTGACCACCAACGAAGCAACCATCATGGCCGACCTGGATGGTGATGGTGTCGCCGAGTGGATCACGAACCAATGGAATCCATCGAACCCACTGCTCGCTTGTCGCTTCGACAAAACCGAGAAGGGCGAACCGAAACTGGTCTCGTTCAAGATCGGTGGTCAGAACGGCCATGGCATCGGCGTGGGCGACATTAACAATGACGGCCGCATCGATATCCTGGTGGGGCAAGGTTGGTACGAAGGGCCTGAGCAAGGACCATTCTCCGGCGAGTGGACTTTCCACGCCGATTGGAATGAAGGCCTTCCTTGCCCAATGCTGGTGACCGACGTCAACGGCGACGGCAAGAACGACATCATCGCCAGCAAGGCGCATGGTTTCGGCCTGTGGGTTTGGCTCGGACAAGGCGTCGACAAAGATGGCAAGCTCGCCTTCGAACAGAAGATGATCGACGACACCTTTAGCCAGGCACACTGCCTCCATCTGGCCGACTTGGATGGTGACGGCAAAGAGGAACTGATCACCGGCAAACGCGTTCGTGCCCACAACGGCAACGATCCTGGTGGCAAAGAACCGCCCGTGGTCAGCTACTACAAGTGGGATGGCGAAGGCAACTTCACCCGCCACTTCGTCAACCGAGGCGAAGTCGGCATCGGCCTGCAAATTCGCACCGCGGATATCGACGGCGATGGCGACATCGATATCGTCGTCGCAGGCAAGGATGGTACGCAGATCTTGTACAATCCGTTGAAGGACTAG
- a CDS encoding MoaD/ThiS family protein: MATVFIPAQWRDLTDQQSRVEIDAPSLRELVDQLDRRFPGIHTRLCQGDAVRPSIQISVDGILTSRNLRTPLTSENEVHFLPAIGGG; this comes from the coding sequence ATGGCAACGGTTTTCATTCCGGCTCAATGGCGCGATTTGACCGACCAGCAAAGTCGCGTCGAAATCGACGCCCCTTCCCTGCGAGAGCTGGTCGACCAGCTTGATCGGCGGTTTCCGGGAATTCATACTCGTTTGTGCCAGGGAGATGCCGTCCGACCCTCGATTCAAATCTCGGTCGATGGCATCCTCACCTCCCGCAACCTCCGCACGCCACTCACCTCGGAAAACGAAGTCCATTTCCTTCCCGCAATTGGCGGAGGATAG
- a CDS encoding HAMP domain-containing sensor histidine kinase, producing the protein MRWPLIYQVTLPLAFWTLVTVFALSLLNLWYAQVETGEEVEARLVAISQQLADVRFPLSQPVLEQIQGLTGTELAVTDSQGKLLRSTTKVSPEELPLLVTKEKPGVVDLSEVIEIDGQSYFHSTTRSRFTGSGEVTVHLLFPKRNYDRRVAQSFWPLMLLGLVAVGPMLLVASFLAARITRPIARLQKQVGRIAEGDFVEVPPGNTKDELRDLSLAINQMSQQLQSYETKVRTMERAQVLGQIGAGFSHQIRNAMTGGQMALGLHRLDCNIPNCESLEVAQRQMAMVEHMVQSMLRLGRKQQIERKSINVPQLIENTVSMVAPQAQHHSLTIRQSITLPSDATIPGDFVLLQTCLMNLLLNGIEAMLAAHAIRVGEGQGGGDPGGLDIEAAPHERENWITIRICDEGMGPSPNIAEQLFEPLVTTKQEGTGLGLPVVREIVELHGGTIEWYRVDEKTCFQITLPRAESK; encoded by the coding sequence ATGCGTTGGCCGTTGATTTATCAGGTAACCTTGCCGCTGGCGTTCTGGACGCTGGTTACCGTCTTCGCGCTTTCGCTGCTGAATCTGTGGTATGCCCAGGTCGAAACGGGAGAAGAAGTGGAGGCCCGGCTGGTCGCCATCAGCCAGCAACTGGCGGACGTTCGTTTTCCCCTCTCACAACCGGTGCTGGAGCAAATCCAAGGGCTGACCGGAACCGAATTGGCCGTAACCGACAGCCAGGGGAAGTTGCTTCGCTCGACCACCAAAGTGTCTCCTGAAGAATTGCCGCTGCTGGTCACCAAAGAAAAGCCAGGCGTCGTCGACCTTTCGGAAGTGATCGAGATCGACGGCCAATCGTACTTCCACAGCACGACTCGCTCGCGCTTTACAGGCAGTGGCGAGGTGACGGTCCACCTTCTGTTCCCCAAACGAAATTACGATCGCCGTGTCGCCCAGTCGTTCTGGCCGCTGATGCTTTTGGGGCTGGTCGCGGTCGGGCCGATGCTGCTGGTCGCGTCGTTTCTGGCCGCACGCATTACACGCCCGATCGCTCGTTTGCAAAAGCAGGTCGGGCGAATCGCCGAAGGGGACTTTGTCGAGGTGCCACCAGGGAACACGAAAGACGAGCTCCGCGACCTTTCGCTCGCGATCAATCAGATGTCGCAGCAACTGCAGAGCTACGAGACCAAGGTCCGCACAATGGAACGGGCCCAGGTATTAGGGCAAATTGGTGCCGGGTTCTCGCATCAGATACGCAATGCCATGACCGGCGGACAAATGGCGTTGGGGCTGCATCGCCTCGACTGCAATATTCCCAACTGCGAAAGCCTGGAGGTCGCTCAGCGGCAGATGGCGATGGTCGAGCATATGGTTCAGTCGATGCTTCGGCTGGGTCGCAAGCAGCAGATCGAACGCAAGTCGATCAATGTGCCGCAGTTGATCGAGAACACGGTTTCGATGGTCGCCCCGCAGGCCCAGCATCATAGCCTGACGATTCGGCAATCGATCACGTTGCCCAGCGACGCGACGATTCCTGGCGACTTTGTGCTGCTGCAGACCTGCCTGATGAACCTGCTGCTCAACGGCATCGAAGCGATGCTGGCCGCCCATGCGATTCGCGTTGGGGAAGGGCAGGGAGGCGGCGATCCGGGCGGACTGGATATTGAAGCGGCTCCCCATGAACGGGAAAATTGGATTACAATTCGAATATGCGACGAGGGAATGGGCCCGTCTCCGAATATCGCCGAACAACTGTTCGAGCCGCTGGTCACCACCAAACAGGAAGGGACCGGCCTTGGCTTGCCAGTCGTTCGGGAGATCGTCGAGCTGCACGGGGGAACGATAGAGTGGTACCGAGTCGACGAGAAAACGTGTTTTCAAATCACCCTTCCTCGTGCCGAATCGAAATAG
- a CDS encoding sigma-54 dependent transcriptional regulator: MANIHVIDDESSVCWAIEKLGTKLGHEVRVASTAEQGLDLLQESRPDLMFLDVRLPGMSGLEALPKVKSIVPDTPVVLITAFGDLEVAVEAVRQGTFDYLVKPFSVEDIQTVIDRALTQQSEITEVRPASVSADLVGTSSSMQEVFKRVALAASSVAPILIQGESGTGKELVAQAIHRYGPRHERPFVAVNIASLAPSLIESELFGHVRGAFTNAIQDKRGFLQLANGGTLFLDEVAEIPLPTQAKLLRALEQREVVPVGGAVGEKTDFRIVCASHQDLSECVKQGTFRHDLLFRLNTFRIDLPPLRDRREDVPPLVHHFLNLLEKEYGKPLRISAAAMEELQGRPWYGNVRELRNAIEHAHILARSGVIEVEHLPAAVSKAWFDRSDDEGSIEENLAREIGAWTRNRLSVGDSENLWARFQALAEKEMLQELLQQCDGQYLAIARVLGIHRTTVKKKCEQYGLLSPDQKDD, encoded by the coding sequence ATGGCGAATATCCACGTAATTGACGACGAATCAAGCGTCTGCTGGGCAATTGAAAAGCTTGGTACCAAGCTCGGCCACGAAGTGCGAGTCGCTTCGACCGCTGAGCAAGGACTCGACCTGCTCCAAGAATCTCGCCCTGACCTGATGTTTCTCGATGTCCGCCTGCCGGGGATGTCGGGGCTGGAAGCGCTTCCGAAGGTCAAGTCGATTGTCCCTGACACGCCCGTGGTTCTGATCACCGCGTTCGGCGATCTGGAAGTTGCCGTTGAAGCAGTTCGCCAAGGAACGTTCGACTACCTGGTCAAACCGTTCTCGGTCGAAGATATCCAAACGGTCATCGATCGGGCACTGACTCAGCAATCGGAAATTACCGAGGTTCGCCCGGCAAGCGTCTCGGCCGATCTCGTCGGTACATCTTCGTCGATGCAAGAGGTATTCAAACGAGTTGCCCTCGCAGCCAGTAGTGTCGCCCCGATCTTGATTCAGGGGGAAAGCGGAACGGGCAAGGAACTTGTTGCTCAGGCCATCCATCGTTATGGCCCTCGTCACGAACGTCCCTTTGTCGCCGTGAACATTGCTTCGCTCGCACCTTCGCTAATCGAGAGCGAACTGTTCGGCCACGTGCGCGGAGCGTTCACTAATGCGATTCAAGACAAACGCGGCTTCCTGCAATTGGCCAACGGCGGAACGTTGTTTCTGGACGAGGTCGCCGAGATTCCGTTGCCGACCCAGGCCAAGCTGCTACGAGCCCTCGAACAGCGAGAAGTGGTTCCCGTTGGTGGCGCGGTCGGCGAAAAGACCGACTTCCGCATCGTCTGTGCGTCGCATCAAGACTTATCGGAATGCGTCAAACAAGGAACGTTTCGCCATGACTTGCTGTTCCGACTGAATACGTTTCGTATCGATCTGCCACCACTGCGTGACCGCCGCGAAGACGTTCCGCCATTGGTGCATCATTTCCTCAATTTGCTTGAGAAAGAGTATGGCAAGCCGCTTCGGATTTCGGCGGCTGCAATGGAAGAACTGCAGGGGCGACCATGGTATGGGAACGTTCGCGAACTGCGGAACGCAATCGAGCATGCTCACATTCTGGCGCGAAGCGGCGTCATTGAAGTCGAGCATCTGCCTGCGGCGGTGTCGAAGGCCTGGTTCGATCGGAGCGACGACGAAGGGAGCATCGAAGAGAATCTGGCTCGCGAGATCGGAGCATGGACCCGGAACCGGCTATCGGTGGGGGATTCGGAGAATTTGTGGGCACGTTTCCAGGCTTTGGCCGAGAAAGAGATGCTGCAAGAGTTGCTCCAACAGTGTGATGGACAATATTTAGCAATTGCAAGAGTTTTGGGTATCCATCGAACTACCGTAAAAAAGAAGTGCGAGCAGTACGGACTCCTTTCCCCTGACCAGAAAGATGATTAG
- a CDS encoding M1 family aminopeptidase, producing MKSIFRALIVAAVILAAPMVQSIALAEEAFCTCRYCESAAARVAFGVDLGNDGPHYAPIREVDIEHIKLDITPDFKKRTVGGTTTIRFVPLRKPLESLKLDAVELTINKVEGSSPVADFESTTSDLTIAFEKPIPVGQEAWVSIEHHCEPKGGFYFRTAELGYPEEDTHCWTQGESHYARQWFPCFDYPNEKSTTEVICHVPLEMTVVSNGRLLGDSVNPDTKLKSVHWLQDKPHVNYLICVVAGYFDKLEDKAGDIALGYYSQPTLSKYAANSFQDTASIMKFYQEEIGVPYPWHKYDQATIRDFLAGGMENTTITTLTHNTIFSSATENIRSSRGLDAHELAHQWFGDYVTCEDWSHLWLNEGFATYYTHLYEGSKFGRDATLYGLYKDAKNRVLSSGVRDHRPIVWKRYSNAGDQFDFRAYPKGSWVLHMLRSQLGDDMFRQAIQAYLARHGLTTVTTPELQAAIEETSGRTFDRFFDQWVYHGRHPDVKIRYRFDPKLSLAKITLEQTHKVEDDVMMFHFPATFAFLCDGEVVLHTEDITGPKSEFYVSLPSKPTMVQFDPEYTLLATVDFEKPEELWLAELENSKRAIGRIFAIEALAKKKTNKGIEAIAKALESDPFYGVRVEAAQALGKIGNEDARQALQQVPAQEDARVRLEVVKSLVRGYQPEMVDQLIAGAQKEKNPAIESAWIAGMAKYSDPAVGQYLRAALKKESFRNEIAESAVEAMIASGSPEYVADITAELKSNSDNYTNRGVVKLLSGLALLSDDEEQSRKTMDVVTPFVNDPRTDIQKAAIIALGQLGVKEAKPILQSFAETSNDEELSKAAEGAITALDKDRNLKPAEIVELRKQLKELEKSSESLEEKVKDLQKQLEATGS from the coding sequence ATGAAATCTATTTTCCGCGCTCTTATTGTGGCGGCCGTGATTCTGGCGGCGCCGATGGTTCAGTCGATTGCTTTGGCTGAAGAAGCTTTTTGTACTTGTCGCTATTGCGAGTCGGCCGCCGCGCGAGTTGCGTTTGGGGTCGACCTTGGGAACGACGGGCCGCATTACGCCCCGATTCGTGAAGTGGATATTGAGCATATCAAGCTGGACATCACGCCTGATTTCAAGAAGCGAACCGTCGGTGGAACGACGACCATTCGATTTGTTCCCCTGCGTAAGCCGCTGGAAAGCTTGAAGCTCGACGCAGTCGAACTGACGATCAACAAGGTCGAAGGTTCTTCGCCGGTTGCCGATTTTGAAAGCACCACCTCCGACCTGACGATCGCCTTTGAAAAGCCGATTCCGGTGGGTCAGGAAGCGTGGGTTAGCATCGAACATCATTGCGAACCGAAAGGTGGTTTCTACTTTCGAACGGCTGAACTGGGCTACCCCGAAGAAGACACCCACTGCTGGACCCAAGGTGAGTCGCACTATGCCCGGCAGTGGTTCCCTTGCTTCGACTACCCGAACGAAAAGTCGACGACCGAAGTCATCTGCCACGTTCCTTTAGAAATGACAGTCGTCTCGAACGGTCGCCTGCTGGGGGATAGCGTCAATCCCGACACCAAGCTGAAGTCGGTCCACTGGCTGCAAGACAAGCCGCACGTGAACTATTTGATCTGCGTCGTCGCAGGCTACTTTGACAAGCTGGAAGACAAGGCAGGCGACATTGCCCTCGGTTATTACAGCCAGCCAACGCTGTCGAAGTACGCGGCCAATTCGTTCCAGGATACGGCTTCGATCATGAAGTTTTATCAGGAAGAGATTGGCGTTCCTTACCCTTGGCACAAGTACGATCAGGCCACCATCCGCGACTTCCTGGCCGGTGGGATGGAAAACACAACCATCACCACGCTGACGCACAACACGATCTTTTCGTCGGCTACGGAAAACATCCGTTCGTCGCGCGGTCTCGACGCTCACGAACTGGCCCACCAGTGGTTCGGTGACTATGTGACCTGTGAAGACTGGAGCCATCTTTGGCTAAACGAAGGTTTTGCAACCTATTACACGCACCTTTACGAAGGCTCAAAGTTTGGCCGCGATGCCACGCTGTACGGCTTGTACAAAGACGCCAAGAACCGAGTTCTATCGAGTGGTGTCCGGGACCATCGTCCGATTGTCTGGAAGCGTTATTCGAACGCAGGTGACCAGTTCGACTTCCGAGCTTATCCGAAAGGGAGCTGGGTTCTGCATATGCTGCGAAGCCAACTCGGCGACGACATGTTTCGTCAGGCGATCCAGGCTTACCTGGCACGCCATGGTTTAACCACCGTGACCACGCCTGAGCTTCAGGCCGCCATCGAAGAAACCAGTGGTCGAACGTTCGATCGATTCTTCGATCAATGGGTTTATCATGGTCGCCACCCAGATGTGAAGATTCGCTATCGCTTCGATCCGAAGCTATCGCTGGCCAAGATCACGCTCGAGCAGACCCACAAGGTCGAAGACGACGTGATGATGTTCCACTTCCCAGCGACGTTCGCTTTCCTTTGCGATGGCGAAGTCGTCCTGCACACCGAAGACATTACCGGTCCGAAGAGCGAGTTCTACGTTTCGCTTCCATCGAAGCCGACCATGGTGCAGTTCGACCCTGAGTACACCCTGCTGGCGACTGTCGACTTCGAGAAGCCAGAAGAGTTGTGGTTGGCGGAACTCGAAAACTCGAAGCGTGCCATCGGTCGTATCTTTGCGATCGAAGCCTTGGCCAAGAAGAAGACGAACAAAGGAATCGAAGCGATCGCCAAGGCGTTGGAATCGGATCCGTTCTACGGCGTGCGTGTCGAGGCCGCCCAGGCCCTTGGCAAGATCGGTAACGAGGACGCTCGCCAGGCACTGCAGCAGGTTCCCGCTCAGGAGGACGCACGCGTTCGCCTGGAGGTGGTGAAGAGCCTGGTGCGTGGCTATCAGCCGGAAATGGTCGATCAGTTGATTGCCGGTGCCCAGAAGGAAAAGAATCCAGCCATCGAATCGGCCTGGATTGCTGGCATGGCGAAGTACTCGGACCCGGCTGTTGGTCAGTATTTGCGAGCCGCGTTAAAGAAGGAATCGTTCCGCAACGAAATCGCTGAATCGGCGGTGGAAGCGATGATTGCCAGCGGTTCGCCGGAGTACGTCGCCGACATCACCGCAGAGCTGAAGTCGAATTCTGACAACTACACCAACCGCGGTGTCGTAAAGTTGCTCTCAGGCCTGGCTCTGTTGAGCGACGACGAAGAACAAAGCCGCAAGACGATGGACGTCGTCACGCCGTTCGTCAACGATCCACGCACCGACATCCAAAAGGCCGCGATCATCGCCCTGGGGCAACTCGGCGTGAAGGAAGCCAAGCCCATCCTGCAGTCGTTTGCCGAAACGTCGAATGACGAAGAACTCTCGAAAGCAGCGGAAGGAGCCATCACGGCCCTCGACAAAGATCGCAACCTGAAACCAGCCGAGATCGTCGAACTCCGCAAGCAACTCAAAGAACTCGAAAAGTCGAGCGAGTCGCTAGAAGAGAAAGTCAAAGACCTGCAAAAGCAACTGGAAGCCACCGGAAGCTAA